From the genome of Bradyrhizobium sp. SZCCHNS1050, one region includes:
- a CDS encoding FMN-binding negative transcriptional regulator, which produces MYTPPPFKPDRAASLGFADARGFGMVCAWDGTKPIASPVPFHLGALNDGTPQAFFHVARGNPLARIADGTTPWLLAVSGADAYVSADWYVSPDQVPTWLYQAVHLTGTARILSEAELARQTYEVSAKFEQRLLPKKPWTSDKMTAGRLEAMRKAIVGIVMTIDQVEGSFKLNQHKSEADYATIATRLGEQPDIGSQQISSLMRQARPQAFAGETQT; this is translated from the coding sequence ATGTACACGCCACCGCCCTTCAAGCCCGATCGCGCCGCGAGCCTCGGCTTCGCTGACGCGCGCGGCTTCGGCATGGTCTGCGCGTGGGACGGCACAAAGCCGATCGCGTCACCGGTGCCGTTTCACCTGGGCGCCTTGAACGATGGCACGCCGCAGGCGTTCTTCCATGTCGCGCGCGGCAATCCGCTGGCAAGGATCGCCGACGGTACGACGCCCTGGCTGTTGGCCGTCAGCGGCGCCGATGCTTACGTCTCCGCCGATTGGTATGTGTCGCCCGACCAGGTGCCGACCTGGCTCTATCAGGCCGTGCATCTGACCGGTACGGCGCGGATCTTGTCGGAGGCCGAGCTCGCGCGGCAGACTTATGAGGTCAGTGCGAAGTTCGAGCAGCGGCTGCTGCCGAAGAAGCCCTGGACCTCGGACAAGATGACGGCGGGACGCCTCGAGGCGATGCGCAAGGCGATTGTGGGCATCGTCATGACGATCGATCAGGTCGAAGGCAGCTTCAAGCTCAACCAGCACAAGTCCGAGGCCGACTACGCGACGATCGCGACGAGGCTCGGCGAGCAGCCCGACATTGGCTCGCAACAGATTTCCTCTCTCATGCGGCAGGCGCGGCCCCAGGCCTTTGCCGGCGAAACCCAGACCTAA